A window of Tepidisphaeraceae bacterium genomic DNA:
GACGACGCCGATGTCGTGCGCATGCGCCAGGTCCATCGCGTCGCGCATCCACTGCGTTTCGAACCGCCCCTCGGCTGGCTCGAAACGCGCCCACGCGAATTCGCCGACACGCACGGCGTTGATGCCGAGCTGCACCATCAGGCGGACGTCCTGCTCGAGCACGTCGCGCCCCCACTGTTCCGGATACCACGCGGCCCCAAGACGCAGGACGGGTTTCTGTGCCATGACGATGTCGCTTTCACCGCTGATATGCGAGCGTGATCGTGCCGCTCGGAACACGCGATCGCGTCGTGCAACCGTTGCGTTATCGTCGTGATGATTTGTGGGGCGTCAATGAAAGGGAGGGTAGATGCAGGAGCAGGCCTCCGCGCGTGCCGCTGCATGAATGGTCGTCATCTCTGAAATGACGCGAAAGATCTTTGCATCCCCAAAGTGAATACGGGGGGAGATCCTTCGGAGTACCTCAGGATGACGGCTTGGCGATTGGGCTACTTTTTCAGTTGCATAGGTGCGAACAGAAAAGGGCAGGCACGGAGGCCTGCCCCTACTCTTGGTTTCTAATCAGAACGCTTACGCCGCGGCGCGATACGTATGGGCGGAGCGTTCAGTGGTTGAGGCGTTCGCAGCGGTAGTGGCGAATCGCGGGCCTGATCCTGTGACGCTCGGCATGCGGCCACCGACCATCGCCAGCAGCTCGCGGACCACGCACTGAAGCTGCTCGGCCTGGCTGCTCAGCTGTTCGGCGGCGGCGGCGCCTTCCTCGGCGCCGGCGGCGGTTTGCTGGGTGACGCTGTCGATCTGCGCAATCGACCCGTTCACCTGTGCGGTGCCGCTCGCCTGTTCCTTCACCGCTGCCGCGATCTCCAGGATCAGCCCGTTCAACTGCGTCGCCGACGCGTTGATCTCGCCCAGCGTGGCCGCGGCCTCGTCGGCCAGGGTGGCGCCAGTGCGCGAGGATTGGACCGACGCCTCGATCAGCGCGGCCGTGTTGCGGGCCGCCTCTGCACTGCGCATCGCGAGGTTGCGCACTTCCTCGGCAACCACCGCAAAGCCCTTGCCGGCCTCACCGGCGCGGGCGGCCTCCACGGCGGCGTTCAACGCGAGCAGGTTGGTCTGGAACGCGATCTCGTCGATCGACTTGAGAATCTGTGACGTCTTGGCGGCGCTCTGCTGGATGTCCACCATCGCGGTGCCCATGCGGGACATCACCTCGTTGCCCTTGGCGGCGGCGCGTTGTGCGTCGGCGGAGATGGACGTGGCCCGGCCGGCGCTTTCGGCGCTGGTGCGGCTCATCGCGGCCATCTCGACCAGCGCGCTCGTGCTTTCCTCCAGAGCGCCGGCCTGTTCGCTGGCGCCCTGCGCGAGGCTTTGGCTGGACGATGCCACCTGCCCGGCGGCATCGGCCACCTGGCTTGCGCCCTCAGCGAGCGTGTTGGCCAAGCGGTTCAACAGCCGACCCGTGCTGCGCGAGATCAGCAGCGCGATGGCCGCCCCACCCAGCACCGCCAGCAGTACGCCCGCGGTGATCAGGCGCACCGACCGCGCCACGGTCGCATCGATCTGGGTCGACGCGGCTTCGGCACTGTTGCGGTTGAAGTCGGTCAGCTGTCCGATGGCTCCCTGGTACTTGTCGTACGCCGGCACAACCTTCGCTTCCAGCTGGGCGTAGACCTCTTCGGGCGTGGTCGCCTTCAGCGCGACGTTGCGCTGCGCGATGTACTCCTTGCGGGCGGCCCCCACCGCGTCGAACAGCGCGCGGTCGGCGGGGTCGGTGATGGCGCTCTCGTACTCGGCGTACAGCGCGGTGAGCGCCGCGGTCGTGGTCTTCATCTCGGCGTCCACGCTGGCTTTGTCCTTCGGATCTCGCGCGAACAGCTGCTTGAACATCCGACCGTTGTTCGTCGCGATGCAGTTCTGCATCTGCAACGTCCGCTGTACCGCGGGCAGGCTGACCTGCGTAACGGCCCTGCTGTCCCGCTGAACCGAGGTCAGGTTCATCAGGCTGAACCCGCCGAGCCCGGCGCTGAGCAGAATGGTCGCGGTGAAACCGAGTGCAATTCGTTTGCCGATCGTCATCTTCATCATCGTCACCTGTGTAGACTAGAACATACGTACACACGTCTCCGCCGTGGCGGGTGGTGCTTGATTGAATGGGAACTTAAGCCGCGGCGGCCAGGTCGATCAGGCCGGGCACGTCGAGGATCATGCTGACGCTGCCGTCGCCCAGGATCGCGCCACCGGAGATGCCCGGCACCGTGCCGACGCCCTCCCCCAGCGACTTGATCACCACCTGCTGCTGGCCAAGCAGTTCGTCGACCAGCAGACAGCAGCAGCGGTCGTTGTCCTGCACGACGACGACGAGCGCATCGGTCGGGTCTTCCTTGGCGCCGTTGACGTTGAACATGCTGTATAGCCGGAACAGCGGCAGCAAGCGGTCGCGCACCATGCACATCTCGCCGCGACCCTGAATGCTCGACAGCTGCTCGGGCGTGGGGCGCAGGCTCTTTTCGATGCTGGTGATCGGCACGATGTACTGTTCAGACCCGACGCGCACGATCAGCCCGTCGATGACGGCCAGCGTGAGCGGCAGTTGGATGGTGAACGTGGCGCCCTTGCCTTCGACCGACGTGATGTCGATCCGGCCGCGCAGCGACTCGACATTGCGCTTCACCACATCCATGCCGACGCCGCGGCCCGACACGTCGGTGATCTGCTCGGCGGTGGACAGGCCGGCGTGGAAGATGAGCTGGAAGATCTGCTGATCCGTCAGTTCGTCCCCCTCGGCGACGATGCCGGCGGCGATCGCCTTCTTCAGGATGCGCTGCTTGTTCAGCCCGCGGCCGTTGTCGGCGATCTCGACGAAGATCTTGCCCGCCTGCTGATAGGCACGCAGTTCGATCCGCCCGACGCGCGGCTTGCCGGCGGCAAAGCGCACGTCCGGCATCTCCACACCATGGTCGGCGGCGTTGCGCACCATGTGGATCAGCGGATCGCTGATCGCTTCCACAACGTTGCGGTCGAGTTCGGTCTCGCCACCGATCACGTTCAGTTCGATCTCCTTGCCACTCTTTCGGGTCAAATCGCGGACGAGGCGGGCCATCTTCTGGAAGACGCCGTGGATCGGCACCATGCGCATCGACATCGACAGGTCCTGCAGTTCACGCGTGAGCTTGCCGAGGTGACCGATGTTGCGCGTCATGCGCTGCCCGGCGGTGGCGCCGAGGATGGACTTGGCGTCCTGGGCCACCATCGACTGGGCGATGACGAGCTCGCCAACCATGTTGATGAGGGAATCGAGCCGATCGGTCGCCACCTTCACGGTGCCATCGCCAGCAGTGGCGTTGGAGTTGTTGCCGGCAGGGGCTGCGTTTGCGGCCGGCGCTTCGGCTCGCGGTTGCGGCGCCGCGGGACGCGGTGTTTCAGTTTGAGGAGCGGCGGCAACCGGCGCGCTTGCGATTGTGGATGAAGGCTTCGCGTCGGTCGCAACGGCGGCCACTGGGACGGCGGCAGCGGCGACGGGCGCAGTGGCGCCCTTGGCATCCACGCAGGCCTTCAGGCGATCGATCAGCGATAGCAACCGATCGTTCGGTGGCGTGGCGACGCCGGCCTTGGCGGCGGCGTCGGTCGCCAGCACCAGCGCCTTGGCGACGTCCACCGATTCCAGCACGAGGTCGATCGACCCATGCTCCAGCCGCACCTCACCCTTGCGCGCCAAGTCCAGCAAATTCTCGGCCGAGTGGGCGAGGGCGCCGATCTGGCGCAGGTTAAGGAAGCCGGAGACGCCCTTGATCGTGTGGAACGCGCGGAAGATCGCGTTCAGGCATTCGACGTCATCCGCATGCGCCTCGAGCTTCAGCAACTCGGCCTCGGCGGCCTCCAGGTGGCCCAGAGCCTCGGCGACGAACTCCTGCACCAGCGGCAGGTCGTCGGCGGCGATCGGGCGCTCGTCGGCGGCGTAGTCGGTGTGTTGGACGGCAGCGGCGGTTGGCGTTGCGGCGGTCGCGGGGATGCTGGCAACGGCGGCGTCGGGCGTGGGCCGCTGGCTCGGCGAGCTGTCGATGCTCGAGATGGCGCGCACCATGTCGGTCACCGTATCGCTCAACTGCTTCAGCGCCGCAGCGGTGTCCTGGGCTTCGCGCAGGATCAGGCTTTCCACGATCTTCTCGGCCGTCGTTGCACGGTCGACGACCGCGCTCGACTTGCCACTGGCCACGGCGCTCTGCAGGTCGCCGTGCAGCGCCGCCAGCGCGACGACGTCTTCGGCGTCGGCCATCACCACGGCAGAGGCGATGCGCTCGACGAGCGCCGTCAGTTCGCCGGCATCCTGTTGGTTCGACGGCAAGGTTACGTTGTCCTGCTTATCCATGGCTATGTGCCCCGTGAATCCGTTTTCGGCGTCTGGCGTCTACTGTGGTCGGCATCACGCTGATGCCGTTGCGCAGTTCGTACGCTTTACGACGGCTGTACCGATGCAACTTCGGCCATGTAACCCCTACCGTTTAGCGAAATGTCCCACCCCGTTTTTCAAAGCCCCGTCCGATAAGGGCGGTAGTGCTTCCCGGTGCGTTCGCAGGTTCCAATAACTGCAATCGAAGGCAAAATTGTCCGAATCCGCGCTATTCCGCGTTATTCCAGATAAACCCACGGCCTTATCCAGTCGAACCAAAGGGCATCACCGCATCGAAGGACGGTGCTGCACAATTCTCCCGCCTCGCGTTGGCCGTGAACACGGCGTTGTGCGGCGGGCGGTGCTCGGGTGAACGACAGGAGATGACGAACCATGCTCGCACAAGCCGAATGCAACCTGACCGAACGCGAGTTCCGCCGACTCAGCGACATGGTCTACCAGCACTGCAAGATCAACCTGCACGACGGCAAGATGTCGCTCGTTCAGGCGCGGATCGCCAAGCGGCTGCGGGCGACGGACCTGAATAGTGTCAGCGCGTACCTGGACTTTGTGGAGGCCGACAAGAGCGGCGCCGAGTTCACGACCCTGATCGACGCGATCAGCACGAACCTCACCAGCTTCTTTCGCGAGAACAAGCACTTCCAGCATTTGTCAAAGGTGCTGCTGCCCGGCCTGCTGGAGCGCCGGCGAAAGAGCGGCGACCGCCGGTTGCGCTGCTGGAGCGCGGGTTGCTCGAGCGGCGAGGAACCGTACACGCTGGCCATCACGCTGATGGAGGCCATCGAGGCCGCCGGGCAATCACCGGCCGAGTGGGACGTGAAGGTGCTGGCGACGGACATCTCGACCCGCGTGCTGGGCATCGCCCGCGAGGGCGTCTACGAGAAGGCGCGCGTCGAGTCGGTTCCACCGGCAATCAAGAACAAGTACTTCCGCCCGGAACGGCAGGACGGTGAAGCCGTCTTCCGCGTGGCCGACGCGCTGCGTGCCAGCGTGCGCTTCAGGCACTTGAACCTGATGCAGGAACCCTGGCCGTTCGACGCCACGTTCGACTTCATCTTCTGCCGCAACGTGATGATCTACTTCGACAAGCCGACGCAGGAAAAGCTCGTCGGCCGGTATTGGGGCTGCCTGGAGAGCGGCGGCCTGCTGTTTACCGGGCACTCGGAATCGCTGACGGGCATCAACCACAAGTTCAAGTACGTCGAGCCGACCATTTACGGCAAAGTGTAAAACGCATCGATCGAACCAGGACCGTTATGCCCTGCCCACTTCAGCGGGCAGGTCTTTACCAAACGACCGAACGCGTTAGAGACGGGAACCAACGTGAACATTGTCGTCAACATTTCGGATGCCAAGGCATCGAACGACGCGAGCGCGACGATCGTCACCTACTCGTTAGGCTCGTGCATCGGCGTCTCGATGCACGACCCGGTCGCGGGCGTCGGTGGCATGCTGCACTACCAGCTGCCCACCTCGACGCTGGACGCCGACCGGGCCAAACAGTGCCCCACCATGTTCGCCGACACCGGCTTTGCCGTGCTGTTGCGCGAGATGGAGCGACACGGCGCAAACAAGAAGCGCATGAAGGTGAAGCTGGCCGGCGCGGCGCAGATGTTCGACGACAAGGGCGTCTTCAACATCGGCAAGCGCAACCACACCGCAATCCGCAAGATCCTCTGGCAGCACGGCATGCTGATCGAGGGTGAGGACAT
This region includes:
- a CDS encoding chemotaxis protein CheD, giving the protein MNIVVNISDAKASNDASATIVTYSLGSCIGVSMHDPVAGVGGMLHYQLPTSTLDADRAKQCPTMFADTGFAVLLREMERHGANKKRMKVKLAGAAQMFDDKGVFNIGKRNHTAIRKILWQHGMLIEGEDIGGKAPRTVYLAVADGALTIKSGGETKVM
- a CDS encoding methyl-accepting chemotaxis protein encodes the protein MMKMTIGKRIALGFTATILLSAGLGGFSLMNLTSVQRDSRAVTQVSLPAVQRTLQMQNCIATNNGRMFKQLFARDPKDKASVDAEMKTTTAALTALYAEYESAITDPADRALFDAVGAARKEYIAQRNVALKATTPEEVYAQLEAKVVPAYDKYQGAIGQLTDFNRNSAEAASTQIDATVARSVRLITAGVLLAVLGGAAIALLISRSTGRLLNRLANTLAEGASQVADAAGQVASSSQSLAQGASEQAGALEESTSALVEMAAMSRTSAESAGRATSISADAQRAAAKGNEVMSRMGTAMVDIQQSAAKTSQILKSIDEIAFQTNLLALNAAVEAARAGEAGKGFAVVAEEVRNLAMRSAEAARNTAALIEASVQSSRTGATLADEAAATLGEINASATQLNGLILEIAAAVKEQASGTAQVNGSIAQIDSVTQQTAAGAEEGAAAAEQLSSQAEQLQCVVRELLAMVGGRMPSVTGSGPRFATTAANASTTERSAHTYRAAA
- a CDS encoding protein-glutamate O-methyltransferase encodes the protein MLAQAECNLTEREFRRLSDMVYQHCKINLHDGKMSLVQARIAKRLRATDLNSVSAYLDFVEADKSGAEFTTLIDAISTNLTSFFRENKHFQHLSKVLLPGLLERRRKSGDRRLRCWSAGCSSGEEPYTLAITLMEAIEAAGQSPAEWDVKVLATDISTRVLGIAREGVYEKARVESVPPAIKNKYFRPERQDGEAVFRVADALRASVRFRHLNLMQEPWPFDATFDFIFCRNVMIYFDKPTQEKLVGRYWGCLESGGLLFTGHSESLTGINHKFKYVEPTIYGKV
- a CDS encoding chemotaxis protein CheA: MPSNQQDAGELTALVERIASAVVMADAEDVVALAALHGDLQSAVASGKSSAVVDRATTAEKIVESLILREAQDTAAALKQLSDTVTDMVRAISSIDSSPSQRPTPDAAVASIPATAATPTAAAVQHTDYAADERPIAADDLPLVQEFVAEALGHLEAAEAELLKLEAHADDVECLNAIFRAFHTIKGVSGFLNLRQIGALAHSAENLLDLARKGEVRLEHGSIDLVLESVDVAKALVLATDAAAKAGVATPPNDRLLSLIDRLKACVDAKGATAPVAAAAVPVAAVATDAKPSSTIASAPVAAAPQTETPRPAAPQPRAEAPAANAAPAGNNSNATAGDGTVKVATDRLDSLINMVGELVIAQSMVAQDAKSILGATAGQRMTRNIGHLGKLTRELQDLSMSMRMVPIHGVFQKMARLVRDLTRKSGKEIELNVIGGETELDRNVVEAISDPLIHMVRNAADHGVEMPDVRFAAGKPRVGRIELRAYQQAGKIFVEIADNGRGLNKQRILKKAIAAGIVAEGDELTDQQIFQLIFHAGLSTAEQITDVSGRGVGMDVVKRNVESLRGRIDITSVEGKGATFTIQLPLTLAVIDGLIVRVGSEQYIVPITSIEKSLRPTPEQLSSIQGRGEMCMVRDRLLPLFRLYSMFNVNGAKEDPTDALVVVVQDNDRCCCLLVDELLGQQQVVIKSLGEGVGTVPGISGGAILGDGSVSMILDVPGLIDLAAAA